One segment of Thermodesulfovibrionales bacterium DNA contains the following:
- a CDS encoding acyl-CoA dehydrogenase family protein yields MMDYFLTEEQIMIRDLARQIAEEKVVPVREELDEKEAFPWEIVKVLAQSDLFGLFIPEEYGGLGKGCLELCLAVEELSRACVGVSTSYAANALGTYPILLFGSDEQKRRYLPDISAGKRLVAFGLTEANAGSDAAGIQTTAKLQGDTYNLNGTKQWITNGGEAEIYTVIAMTDRSKGPRGASAFIVEKGTPGFTFGKKERKMGIRASVTRELIFDNCRIPKENLIGKEGMGFIVAMKTLDSSRTGVGAQGLGVAQGAFDEAVKFARQRVQFGHPIISFQAIQHMLADMATEIEAARALIYSVARYIDSGAKDVSKESAMAKVFATDIGMRVTTDAVQIMGGSGYMREYPVEKMMRDAKILQIYEGTNQIQRNVIGQELIKEAAKNRK; encoded by the coding sequence ATGATGGACTATTTTTTGACGGAAGAGCAGATAATGATACGAGACCTCGCGCGTCAAATCGCCGAAGAGAAGGTCGTGCCCGTGAGGGAAGAACTGGATGAGAAGGAAGCGTTCCCCTGGGAAATCGTGAAGGTCCTCGCCCAGTCTGACCTCTTCGGTCTCTTTATTCCCGAGGAGTACGGAGGACTTGGCAAAGGGTGTCTCGAACTCTGTCTCGCTGTCGAAGAGCTCTCACGGGCCTGTGTCGGCGTCTCAACTTCCTATGCGGCAAATGCCCTGGGCACCTATCCCATCCTCCTTTTCGGGTCCGATGAACAGAAGAGACGATACCTCCCCGATATCTCAGCAGGTAAGCGCCTTGTCGCCTTCGGTCTTACTGAGGCAAACGCCGGCAGCGACGCAGCCGGGATCCAGACGACTGCAAAGCTGCAAGGCGATACGTATAATCTTAATGGCACGAAACAGTGGATCACGAATGGAGGCGAGGCTGAGATTTATACCGTCATCGCAATGACCGACAGGTCAAAGGGTCCAAGGGGTGCTTCGGCCTTCATCGTTGAAAAGGGGACCCCCGGATTCACCTTTGGGAAAAAGGAGCGGAAGATGGGCATAAGGGCATCCGTCACCCGCGAGCTCATATTCGATAATTGCAGAATACCGAAAGAGAACCTTATCGGCAAGGAGGGGATGGGGTTCATCGTGGCTATGAAGACCCTCGACAGCTCAAGGACCGGCGTAGGAGCCCAGGGCCTCGGAGTGGCGCAGGGAGCATTCGATGAGGCCGTCAAGTTTGCACGGCAGCGTGTCCAGTTCGGCCATCCCATCATCAGCTTCCAGGCGATCCAGCATATGCTTGCCGATATGGCAACGGAGATCGAAGCGGCCAGGGCCCTCATCTATTCCGTTGCACGCTATATCGACAGCGGTGCAAAGGACGTTTCAAAGGAGTCTGCCATGGCAAAGGTCTTTGCGACGGACATCGGGATGCGTGTCACAACAGATGCGGTCCAGATTATGGGGGGTTCAGGTTATATGAGGGAATACCCTGTTGAGAAGATGATGCGTGACGCAAAGATCCTCCAGATCTATGAGGGGACGAACCAGATCCAGAGAAATGTTATCGGCCAGGAGTTGATCAAAGAGGCTGCGAAGAATAGAAAATAG
- a CDS encoding CDP-alcohol phosphatidyltransferase family protein: MISYRLGHFLDRPLGPIAKRIAIDPNILTISGFLLTTTAALVIPLNLRLGGLLIFAGGICDMLDGVLARVNGRATSFGAFLDSLLDRYSDAFIFLSLAWYLGGRGDQAGALLSIGTMLGALLVSYARARGEGLGIDNHDGIMERPERIILLIVAALTGWVVPILWVMFVLTHVTVVQRSYAVWKRGK; encoded by the coding sequence ATGATCAGCTACAGGCTCGGACATTTCCTCGACAGACCTCTTGGACCCATAGCAAAGAGGATCGCCATTGATCCCAACATCCTCACAATCTCAGGATTCCTCCTGACGACAACAGCCGCTCTTGTGATCCCCTTGAACCTCAGACTCGGCGGCCTTCTCATTTTCGCGGGGGGCATCTGTGATATGCTCGATGGAGTCCTCGCCAGGGTGAACGGCAGGGCAACGAGTTTTGGCGCCTTCCTTGACTCTCTCCTCGACAGGTATTCCGATGCCTTCATCTTTCTCTCCCTCGCCTGGTACCTCGGGGGACGGGGAGACCAAGCAGGCGCATTGCTGAGCATCGGGACCATGCTTGGAGCGCTCCTCGTCAGTTATGCACGTGCGAGAGGAGAGGGGCTCGGGATCGATAACCATGACGGGATCATGGAAAGACCGGAAAGGATCATCCTCCTTATTGTCGCAGCACTAACCGGCTGGGTCGTGCCGATCCTCTGGGTCATGTTCGTTCTGACCCATGTCACGGTCGTGCAGCGATCATACGCCGTCTGGAAAAGAGGAAAGTAA
- the gatB gene encoding Asp-tRNA(Asn)/Glu-tRNA(Gln) amidotransferase subunit GatB — protein sequence MKYEAVIGLEVHAQMLTDSKMFCGCPTRFGSGPNTQTCQICIGMPGVLPVANRKAVEFTIKTGLAMNCRISSFSRFARKNYFYPDLPKGYQVSQYELPLCEHGHVDIIVDGEKRRIGLTRIHLEEDAGKNIHEGNGNYSFVDLNRAGVPLMEIVSEPDIRSPREAAEYMKKLRTIVRYLGVCDGNMEQGSLRCDANVSIRPVGSAGLGVKVEMKNINSFRFVEKALEYEIRRQIATLEEGGKIVQETRLWDPSTGTTQSMRSKEEAHDYRYFPEPDLVPITADQKWIDEIRRSLPELPDEKRERFRSEYRLPEYDADLLTSEKSTADWCEDAVRAGANPKAVSNWMMGELMRILNDENRSIEECALKPRQLAEMIRLIENGTISGKIAKTVFEEMYRSGKDAPMIVEEKGLIQISDTGALETAIDDIIAKSPKEVERFRGGDEKLMGFFVGQVMKATKGKANPQIVNDILKKKLVG from the coding sequence ATGAAATATGAAGCGGTAATCGGCCTTGAAGTGCATGCGCAGATGCTCACGGATTCGAAGATGTTCTGCGGGTGCCCCACGAGGTTCGGTTCCGGGCCGAACACCCAGACGTGCCAGATCTGTATCGGTATGCCGGGTGTCCTTCCTGTCGCGAACAGAAAGGCCGTCGAATTTACAATCAAGACGGGGCTTGCCATGAACTGCAGGATTTCATCGTTCAGCAGGTTTGCGAGGAAAAACTACTTCTATCCTGACCTGCCGAAGGGATACCAGGTCAGCCAGTATGAACTCCCTCTCTGCGAACACGGTCATGTCGATATCATTGTTGACGGGGAGAAGAGGCGGATCGGACTGACCCGCATACATCTGGAAGAGGACGCGGGAAAGAATATCCACGAGGGCAACGGCAATTACAGCTTTGTGGACCTGAACAGGGCAGGGGTCCCGCTAATGGAGATCGTATCAGAGCCTGATATCAGGTCTCCCCGAGAGGCAGCGGAATACATGAAGAAGCTCAGGACCATCGTACGGTATTTGGGCGTCTGCGACGGGAATATGGAACAGGGTTCGTTGCGTTGCGATGCGAACGTTTCGATACGGCCTGTCGGCAGCGCCGGACTCGGCGTAAAGGTGGAGATGAAGAACATCAACTCCTTCAGGTTTGTCGAGAAGGCCCTGGAGTACGAGATCAGGCGCCAGATCGCGACCCTTGAAGAGGGCGGAAAGATCGTGCAGGAGACGAGGCTGTGGGATCCTTCGACAGGGACAACGCAGTCCATGAGATCGAAGGAAGAGGCCCATGATTATCGCTATTTCCCTGAGCCCGATCTTGTGCCGATCACGGCGGACCAGAAATGGATCGACGAGATCAGGAGATCGCTGCCGGAGCTTCCCGATGAGAAGAGGGAACGCTTTCGATCAGAATACAGGTTGCCCGAATACGACGCAGACCTCCTGACATCGGAGAAGTCGACGGCTGACTGGTGCGAGGACGCTGTTCGTGCCGGAGCAAATCCCAAGGCAGTCTCGAACTGGATGATGGGAGAACTGATGCGGATCCTCAACGACGAGAACAGATCAATCGAAGAGTGCGCGCTGAAACCCCGTCAGCTTGCTGAGATGATCAGGCTGATCGAGAACGGGACGATCAGTGGAAAGATTGCCAAGACCGTCTTTGAGGAGATGTACAGAAGCGGAAAGGATGCTCCCATGATCGTAGAGGAAAAGGGACTCATCCAGATCTCCGATACCGGCGCTCTTGAGACGGCTATTGACGACATCATTGCAAAGAGTCCTAAGGAGGTTGAACGCTTCAGGGGGGGCGACGAAAAGCTTATGGGGTTCTTCGTTGGTCAGGTGATGAAAGCGACAAAGGGAAAGGCAAATCCCCAGATCGTAAATGATATCCTCAAGAAGAAACTCGTGGGATAA
- the gatA gene encoding Asp-tRNA(Asn)/Glu-tRNA(Gln) amidotransferase subunit GatA — protein sequence MELHELVISELRALLDKKEVTAGEVTSSVFKRLEAVEDRVRSFVTITKDEALTMAAQSQETMDRGCSMPLLGIPMAIKDNMCTMNIRTTCASKILSHFIPPYESTVTSRLKEQGYVLVGKTNLDEFAMGSSTENSGFLVTRNPWDPERIPGGSSGGSAAAVAAGECIAALGSDTGGSIRQPASHCGVVGLKPTYGRVSRYGLVAFASSLDQIGPITKDVRDSAIVMNVISGHDPYDATSASIEVPDFTVAIGQDIEGLRIGIPKEYFISGMDGDVDSSVKGAIKQLESLGAIPLEVSLPHTDYAIATYYLLATSEASSNLARYDGVKYGLREQGRDLLEMYMATRAKGFGDEVKRRIMLGTYALSSGYYEAYYKKAQQVRTLIKRDFDAAFRDVDIIVTPTSPTAAFRLGEKTEDPLQMYLSDIFTISVNLAGVPAISLPCGFTSEYLPVGLQLIGRHFDEKTILRAAYAYERSTEWHKRRPKL from the coding sequence ATGGAACTCCATGAACTCGTTATATCAGAACTGAGGGCCCTCCTCGACAAAAAAGAGGTGACGGCCGGAGAGGTAACGTCCTCTGTCTTCAAACGGCTTGAGGCCGTGGAGGACCGCGTCAGGTCCTTTGTCACCATAACAAAGGACGAGGCCCTGACCATGGCCGCTCAATCCCAGGAGACGATGGACAGGGGCTGTTCCATGCCGCTCCTCGGTATTCCCATGGCGATCAAGGACAACATGTGCACGATGAATATCAGGACAACCTGTGCATCAAAGATTCTTTCACATTTTATACCGCCGTACGAAAGTACGGTCACGTCTCGGCTGAAGGAACAGGGTTACGTACTTGTGGGTAAGACGAACCTCGATGAATTTGCCATGGGCTCGTCAACGGAGAACTCGGGATTCCTTGTCACAAGGAACCCCTGGGACCCGGAGAGGATCCCCGGCGGAAGCAGCGGAGGCTCGGCGGCTGCAGTTGCTGCCGGCGAATGTATCGCCGCCTTGGGGTCTGATACCGGCGGTTCCATCAGACAGCCGGCTTCACACTGCGGTGTTGTCGGTCTGAAGCCCACCTATGGCCGCGTCTCTCGCTATGGGCTCGTTGCCTTTGCGTCGTCCCTTGACCAGATTGGACCGATAACAAAGGATGTGAGGGATTCTGCAATCGTGATGAATGTCATTTCAGGACATGATCCCTATGATGCCACCTCAGCCTCGATTGAGGTCCCTGATTTCACAGTCGCCATCGGGCAGGATATCGAGGGCTTACGGATCGGGATCCCAAAGGAATACTTTATCTCCGGAATGGACGGCGATGTGGACAGCTCGGTGAAGGGAGCAATAAAGCAGCTCGAATCCCTCGGCGCCATACCGTTGGAGGTTTCATTACCCCACACCGATTACGCGATTGCTACGTATTATCTCCTCGCAACGTCAGAGGCTTCATCGAACCTCGCACGCTATGACGGTGTTAAGTACGGTCTCAGGGAGCAGGGCAGGGACCTGCTCGAAATGTATATGGCCACGCGGGCTAAGGGTTTCGGTGATGAGGTGAAGCGGAGGATCATGCTTGGTACCTATGCACTCTCATCGGGCTATTACGAGGCCTATTATAAGAAGGCACAGCAGGTGCGGACATTGATCAAGAGGGACTTCGATGCTGCCTTCAGGGACGTCGACATCATAGTGACGCCCACTTCTCCGACAGCCGCCTTCAGACTCGGTGAAAAGACGGAAGACCCTTTGCAGATGTATCTCTCAGATATCTTCACCATATCCGTCAACCTGGCTGGGGTGCCTGCGATCTCTCTCCCCTGCGGCTTCACCTCCGAATATCTTCCCGTCGGGCTGCAGCTGATCGGGAGGCATTTTGATGAGAAGACGATACTGAGGGCTGCCTATGCCTATGAACGGTCGACGGAATGGCACAAGAGGAGGCCGAAGTTATAA
- a CDS encoding class I SAM-dependent rRNA methyltransferase — protein MEIVRLHRTSRILAGHLWVFSNELAESPKNHEPGSLVELLDRKDAFLGIGYINPHSLIAVRILTRQREEITHDFFKQRIQHALDYRKQLVKETNSFRVIFSEGDFLPGLIVDKYDDCISLQILTAGMERWTDTIVEILDRIFAPSGIVLRNDSSARLLEGLRREKKMIKGSLDRHPVIREGPLLFEIDPMAGQKTGFFLDQRENRMTFSDLVGAGEGLDLFCYAGAWGLHLASRGAEVTGVDESEGAISQAQKNAAMNNLSERCRVRRGDVFHFLKEEVPAGARYDFIVLDPPAFVKARTKVKEALKGYRQINGNAMKILKKGGLLATSSCSYHIDKESFLAMLRAAARDAGREVRLIEMRSQAKDHPILLSMPETEYLKCAFLEVS, from the coding sequence ATGGAAATTGTCCGTCTTCACCGCACGTCAAGAATACTCGCGGGCCATCTCTGGGTCTTCTCGAACGAACTTGCCGAGAGTCCGAAGAATCATGAACCTGGGTCTCTCGTGGAACTGCTCGACAGAAAGGATGCCTTTCTCGGGATCGGGTATATCAACCCCCATTCCCTTATTGCCGTGAGGATTCTTACCCGCCAAAGGGAAGAGATCACCCACGATTTTTTCAAGCAGCGGATTCAGCATGCCCTTGATTACAGAAAACAGCTCGTGAAAGAGACGAACTCCTTCAGGGTGATCTTCAGCGAGGGAGATTTTCTTCCCGGTCTCATCGTCGACAAGTATGATGACTGCATCTCTCTCCAGATCCTCACAGCCGGCATGGAGAGATGGACCGATACTATCGTTGAGATCCTTGACCGTATCTTTGCTCCCTCAGGTATCGTCCTGCGTAACGATAGCTCAGCCCGTCTGCTTGAAGGGCTGCGACGGGAGAAGAAGATGATCAAGGGTTCTTTGGATAGACATCCCGTAATCAGGGAAGGCCCCCTGCTCTTTGAAATAGACCCTATGGCAGGACAGAAGACGGGCTTTTTCCTTGATCAGAGGGAGAACAGGATGACCTTCAGCGACCTCGTTGGAGCGGGAGAGGGTCTCGACCTCTTCTGCTACGCCGGCGCCTGGGGCCTTCATCTTGCGAGCAGAGGAGCTGAAGTGACGGGCGTCGACGAGTCTGAAGGCGCGATTTCCCAGGCACAGAAGAACGCGGCCATGAACAATCTTTCGGAAAGATGCAGGGTCCGAAGAGGCGATGTCTTTCATTTCCTGAAAGAGGAAGTGCCGGCTGGGGCCCGTTATGACTTTATCGTCCTCGATCCGCCCGCCTTTGTCAAGGCCAGAACAAAGGTGAAAGAGGCCCTGAAGGGTTACCGGCAGATCAATGGGAATGCGATGAAGATACTGAAAAAGGGAGGCCTCCTTGCAACGTCTTCCTGTTCCTACCACATCGATAAAGAATCATTCCTTGCGATGCTGAGGGCGGCGGCTCGGGATGCAGGCAGGGAGGTGAGACTCATCGAGATGCGCTCCCAGGCAAAGGATCATCCCATACTCCTTTCGATGCCGGAAACAGAGTATCTGAAATGTGCGTTCTTAGAAGTGAGTTAG
- a CDS encoding glycosyltransferase family 39 protein produces the protein MTKQDISEKARAWWLLFVLSGLSYAITFFSVQYTGEEAIYTVMSYEMRYHGYILTPIMYGESYNRPPLVNLLIIAVSELVGWSHMIVAERLVAALATVSSGLLLAWFSRRLWGDRDFSVFVALIYLTIGDVLFYNGWLAYSDPLFAFFVLAAMLMGWLAVEQRRNTYLAISLLALSCAFLTKVATAYVFYAVAVMIVAHRTRAWRFLFSRPSIAMHLLAIAVPVIWYTTAPEGGRMAHAMLAKVLQKMQTNGILAYLAKLIYFPIRTSLQFLPVAGVLLYTRLRRYPLSSMVYDPRVSTALWIGIVGYIPHWLSPHCAMRYLMPLYGIAALVLAAHAYGNGKTRRLVLSWIVIAIFLKYVFALWAFPYYTKRFRPDFDAIAKDILSVTHGESLYVTAAGWEGIAVTAQIDLAIAPRPPLVLPPQGLAHGFIIAEKPDPAMGEVYRSYHKLYLLCRGDACAGPAGTQ, from the coding sequence ATGACGAAACAAGATATAAGTGAGAAAGCCAGGGCATGGTGGCTTCTCTTTGTTCTGAGCGGCTTGAGCTATGCCATCACCTTTTTTAGTGTTCAGTACACGGGGGAAGAGGCGATTTACACGGTCATGTCCTATGAGATGCGGTATCACGGCTATATCCTTACTCCCATCATGTATGGCGAGAGCTACAACCGCCCTCCCCTTGTCAACCTTCTTATCATAGCAGTCTCTGAGTTGGTCGGCTGGTCACATATGATTGTCGCAGAGCGTCTTGTCGCCGCGCTGGCCACTGTCAGCTCAGGCCTTCTCCTCGCATGGTTTTCACGCAGGCTCTGGGGGGATAGGGATTTCTCCGTCTTCGTGGCTCTCATCTACCTGACGATCGGTGATGTGCTTTTTTATAACGGCTGGCTCGCCTACAGCGATCCTCTCTTTGCTTTTTTTGTGCTGGCCGCAATGCTCATGGGCTGGCTCGCCGTGGAACAGCGGCGCAACACCTATCTGGCTATCTCGCTGCTTGCTCTGTCCTGCGCATTTCTTACCAAAGTGGCGACTGCCTACGTCTTCTATGCCGTGGCGGTGATGATCGTGGCCCACCGAACACGGGCATGGCGGTTTTTGTTCTCACGGCCGTCGATTGCGATGCACCTCCTGGCAATCGCTGTGCCGGTAATATGGTACACGACAGCGCCTGAAGGGGGCAGGATGGCCCACGCGATGCTCGCCAAGGTCTTGCAGAAGATGCAAACCAACGGCATTTTAGCTTACCTTGCCAAGCTCATCTATTTCCCCATTCGGACATCCCTGCAATTCCTGCCCGTTGCAGGGGTCCTTCTTTACACCCGGCTGAGGCGTTATCCGTTATCATCAATGGTTTATGACCCTCGCGTTTCGACGGCTCTTTGGATCGGGATCGTGGGCTATATCCCTCATTGGCTTTCCCCCCACTGCGCAATGCGTTATCTCATGCCTCTCTATGGGATAGCCGCACTCGTCCTTGCGGCTCACGCCTATGGGAATGGGAAAACACGCCGTCTGGTCCTCTCCTGGATAGTAATCGCCATCTTTCTGAAGTACGTCTTCGCCCTATGGGCTTTCCCCTATTACACGAAGCGCTTTCGGCCCGATTTCGATGCGATCGCGAAGGATATCCTTTCAGTGACTCACGGCGAGTCCCTCTATGTGACTGCGGCGGGATGGGAAGGCATCGCAGTGACCGCGCAGATCGACCTCGCGATAGCTCCGAGGCCGCCGCTGGTGCTGCCGCCGCAGGGCTTGGCGCATGGATTTATAATCGCCGAGAAACCGGATCCGGCGATGGGGGAAGTATACCGTTCCTATCACAAGCTCTATTTGCTCTGTAGAGGCGACGCCTGTGCCGGACCAGCCGGCACTCAATAA
- the hemW gene encoding radical SAM family heme chaperone HemW gives MTNALYIHVPFCVKKCIYCDFLSVPYDEDLALEYIAAVSRELDLRKERVGELRTIYIGGGTPTTLPAPALARLLRKIQESFRIAPHAEVTIEANPGTIDEEKIGALCDAGINRLSVGAQAFNDRDLRLLGRIHSGEDVINALGAARYSKVGNISIDLIYGIPGQTMEGWSHAIATAVELSPEHISAYELTPEKGTPLHGLIEQGRLKKPDEETIIDMYCLAIDAFCNAGFGHYEISNFARPGFECRHNLNYWDRGHYLGVGPGAHSFIGGRRTRNTADIGKYLETLARDDLAIEEDVEISCEEAIKEYIFLGLRKTEGLNIREFGENLGIDIVTASEPLVRDGLLLSDGSHVRLTRRGIVLSNTVITELFERLELQ, from the coding sequence ATGACGAATGCTCTTTACATCCACGTCCCCTTCTGTGTAAAGAAATGTATCTACTGTGATTTTCTCTCAGTGCCCTATGATGAGGACCTCGCCCTCGAATATATAGCTGCGGTCTCAAGAGAACTTGACCTCAGAAAGGAGCGGGTTGGAGAATTGCGGACAATCTATATCGGGGGCGGCACTCCGACGACCCTTCCTGCCCCGGCGCTCGCGCGACTGCTCAGAAAGATTCAAGAGTCCTTCAGGATAGCGCCTCATGCTGAGGTGACGATTGAGGCGAATCCCGGGACGATTGATGAGGAGAAGATCGGTGCGCTCTGTGACGCAGGGATAAACAGGTTGAGCGTCGGCGCACAGGCATTCAATGACAGGGACTTGAGACTGCTCGGCAGAATACATAGCGGGGAAGACGTGATCAACGCACTAGGAGCGGCGCGATATTCGAAGGTCGGTAACATTTCGATCGATCTCATCTATGGGATTCCCGGGCAGACTATGGAGGGCTGGTCGCATGCGATTGCAACGGCAGTCGAATTATCTCCTGAGCACATTTCGGCCTATGAACTGACGCCCGAGAAGGGGACTCCTCTTCACGGCTTGATCGAACAGGGGAGGCTTAAGAAACCTGACGAAGAGACGATTATCGACATGTATTGCCTTGCAATAGATGCTTTTTGCAATGCCGGATTTGGCCATTATGAGATCTCAAATTTTGCAAGGCCCGGCTTTGAATGCAGACATAATCTGAATTACTGGGACAGGGGGCACTATTTGGGTGTCGGACCAGGGGCTCACAGTTTCATCGGGGGGAGGAGGACGAGAAACACCGCGGACATCGGGAAGTATCTTGAGACTTTGGCTCGGGATGATCTTGCTATCGAAGAGGATGTCGAGATCTCCTGTGAGGAGGCGATAAAGGAGTATATATTCCTCGGCCTGCGGAAGACGGAGGGGCTCAATATCAGGGAATTCGGGGAGAACCTTGGAATCGACATCGTGACAGCGTCAGAGCCTTTGGTGAGGGACGGTCTGTTGTTGTCAGACGGAAGCCATGTCAGGCTTACGAGGAGGGGCATCGTGCTTTCGAATACGGTGATAACGGAGCTCTTCGAAAGATTGGAACTACAATGA
- a CDS encoding thioredoxin domain-containing protein: protein MMAKRFLARASLLVGLALSVASVLDLCGTFACAEAHKYAIFGIPFSIVGIAFFVIAGVVHELSISSRIFSQLFLLMIFGACGAELAFILIQKYEIQQWCKLCVGVAATVYFTAAIVSFEKIKGFTLNPMRERRMSVMPVLRKLSVIVIVFTVGFYVAYRGAQKSEAEENIPDIIMGNKSSSLEVFILTDWFCPACRKAEQEIERTVPAIGKRAKVVFVDVPIHGESLNYTPYNLSFLVHEKEKYLELRRALMGLTEKTKEPSTEDVQKAITPLHVTYRPLSFMLANRGIKFYDEIARTYKVTATPTVVVNNEKTKKAVRLVGTKDISEAAILRALDEVSQ from the coding sequence ATGATGGCGAAGCGATTTCTCGCACGGGCTTCTCTTCTTGTCGGACTCGCGCTCTCTGTGGCATCGGTCCTCGATCTCTGCGGAACATTTGCCTGTGCTGAAGCGCACAAGTATGCCATCTTCGGAATCCCCTTTTCGATTGTCGGGATTGCGTTCTTTGTCATAGCCGGGGTTGTCCATGAACTCAGCATCTCATCGAGGATCTTCTCCCAGCTTTTCTTGCTCATGATCTTCGGGGCGTGCGGGGCCGAACTTGCCTTTATTCTCATTCAGAAGTATGAGATCCAGCAATGGTGCAAGCTGTGTGTCGGGGTAGCTGCCACAGTGTATTTCACTGCCGCAATAGTTTCTTTCGAAAAGATAAAAGGCTTTACGCTGAATCCCATGAGAGAGAGGAGAATGTCCGTTATGCCGGTATTAAGAAAGCTATCAGTTATCGTTATCGTCTTTACCGTCGGGTTCTATGTAGCTTACAGAGGCGCTCAGAAGAGTGAAGCTGAGGAGAACATCCCTGACATCATTATGGGGAATAAGAGCAGCTCCCTTGAGGTCTTCATTTTGACGGACTGGTTCTGTCCGGCATGCCGCAAGGCTGAGCAGGAGATAGAGAGGACGGTCCCGGCCATCGGGAAAAGGGCCAAGGTCGTCTTTGTCGATGTCCCGATCCATGGAGAATCGCTGAATTATACTCCCTATAACCTTTCCTTTCTTGTCCATGAAAAAGAGAAGTACCTCGAACTGAGGAGGGCGCTCATGGGCCTGACAGAGAAGACCAAGGAGCCGTCAACGGAAGATGTTCAGAAGGCGATAACTCCATTGCACGTCACCTATAGACCCCTGAGTTTTATGCTCGCCAACAGGGGAATAAAATTCTATGATGAAATTGCCAGGACCTATAAGGTCACTGCCACCCCCACAGTCGTCGTCAACAACGAGAAAACAAAAAAGGCGGTGCGCCTCGTCGGCACAAAGGATATTAGCGAGGCGGCCATTCTCAGGGCACTCGATGAAGTCTCCCAGTAG
- the mazG gene encoding nucleoside triphosphate pyrophosphohydrolase, whose protein sequence is MSKDAFQRLIDIMAALRGENGCPWDREQTRESLKPFLVEETYEVLEAIDEGKPEMIKEELGDLLFQIIFHCRIADERKEFTMTDVADAIAEKMIGRHPHVFGDARFETSEEVLRQWEDRKKEEGKNRESILEGIPKSLPSLLKAHRIQARASRVGFDWRQVDDVLEKLEEELREFRTALEKKDQKEIEDELGDIFFVLVNISRFVGVNPEDALRKTISKFISRFRHIEMAASESGRKLSEMTLEEMDALWDEAKKRRKG, encoded by the coding sequence ATGTCAAAGGATGCATTCCAAAGACTGATCGACATCATGGCTGCCCTTCGCGGCGAGAACGGCTGTCCATGGGACAGGGAGCAGACCAGAGAGTCTCTGAAGCCCTTCCTCGTTGAAGAGACCTACGAGGTTCTTGAGGCGATCGATGAGGGCAAACCTGAAATGATAAAAGAGGAACTTGGGGACCTCCTCTTCCAGATCATCTTCCATTGCCGCATCGCTGATGAGCGCAAGGAGTTTACCATGACTGACGTAGCCGATGCGATTGCTGAGAAGATGATCGGAAGGCATCCCCATGTCTTTGGAGATGCCCGGTTCGAGACCTCCGAGGAAGTCCTCAGGCAATGGGAGGACCGGAAAAAGGAGGAGGGGAAGAACAGGGAATCGATTCTTGAGGGGATCCCGAAGAGCCTCCCTTCCCTTCTCAAGGCGCACAGGATACAGGCGAGGGCGTCACGTGTCGGCTTTGACTGGAGACAGGTGGATGACGTTCTCGAAAAGCTCGAAGAAGAATTGCGGGAATTCAGGACGGCCCTCGAAAAAAAGGACCAGAAAGAGATCGAAGACGAGCTTGGAGACATCTTCTTTGTCCTGGTGAATATTTCACGGTTCGTGGGCGTCAATCCCGAGGATGCCCTGCGGAAGACGATCAGCAAGTTCATCTCGCGCTTTCGCCATATCGAGATGGCGGCCAGCGAATCGGGCAGGAAGTTGTCAGAGATGACCCTCGAAGAAATGGATGCCCTTTGGGACGAGGCGAAGAAGAGAAGAAAAGGCTGA